The following coding sequences lie in one Lolium perenne isolate Kyuss_39 chromosome 2, Kyuss_2.0, whole genome shotgun sequence genomic window:
- the LOC127330736 gene encoding uncharacterized protein: protein MQTAKVKVKDMVSSAKEKVNEGTAKAQGKTGKATATTHGEKEMAKEETRANKAQAKAQKHQEKAEHRAEAAAAHHGTRVPLTGPHGNHTPVAADPAYPGTGAYPAANYNKYI from the coding sequence ATGCAGACTGCTAAGGTGAAGGTGAAGGACATGGTGAGCTCGGCCAAGGAGAAGGTGAACGAGGGCACGGCCAAGGCGCAGGGCAAGACGGGCAAGGCCACCGCGACGACGCACGGTGAGAaggagatggccaaggaagaGACGCGCGCCAACAAGGCCCAGGCCAAGGCGCAGAAGCACCAGGAGAAGGCCGAGCACCGCGCCGAGGCCGCCGCTGCACACCACGGCACGCGCGTGCCCCTCACCGGCCCGCACGGCAACCACACGCCCGTCGCTGCCGATCCAGCCTACCCGGGCACCGGCGCGTACCCGGCTGCCAACTACAACAAGTATATCTAG